CCTTGCAAAACGACGCATCCCCTCCGATGTGCGAACACCCAAAAAAAACGCCCCTTCCTGCGAAGGGGCGTCTCGGGTGCTGCGGAAACGGCAGACTCAGCGCTTGGCTTCGTCGGCGTTCTTCTTTGCTTCATCGGCCACGTCGCGTGCCTTGTCGGCCACCTTCTGCGCGGCATCGGCGGTGGCGTCGCTGGCGTGCACGCCTGCATCCTTGGCGGCCGTCTTGGCTTCGCCAGCCGCTTCGGAGGTGGCTGCCGCGGCGCGGTCGAGCGCCTGCTGGGTTTCCGCAGCGGCGCGCTCGGAGGCGGCAGCGGCATCGTCGGCGGCGTTGCGCGTGGAGGCGGCGGCCTTGTCCACCGCTTCGCGTGCGGCGGCGTTGGCGCTGTCGGCGGCCTGCGCGGCGTCATCGCGCGCCTTCTCCGCTTCCGGGCCTTTGCATGCGGCCAGGCCGAGCAGCAGGGAGGCGGCCAGCAGGGACGTGGTGAACGGACGAATCTTCATGGCGGTCTCCAGTACGGTGATCGTAGGGGAGGCCAGCCTATTCATGCCTGCGTGAAGACAGGGTCGGTGCGCACCGGCCATGCCCCCGGCCGGATCGCGCCCAAAGAAAAAGCCGCTGGCGAACCAGCGGCTTCTTCAGACTTGCGTGAAGAAAGAAGTTATTACTTCTTGGCTTCTTCAGCAGCGTCCTTGGCCTGTTCGGCGGTGGCTTCACCGGCCTTGGCAGCGTCTGCAGCGGTGTCGGCAGCAGCGTCGGTGGCAGCAGCGCCAGCCTGAGCAGCGGCGTCAGCCGAGGTGTTGGCAGCGGTGGCAGCGGTGTCGGCAGCAGCCTGGGCAGCGTCGGCGGTCTGGGCGCCAGCAGCAGCGGCCTGGTCGGCGGCGACCTGGGCGTCAGCGGCAGCTTCGTTGGCCGAAGCAGCGGCGTCAGCAGCCTGTTCCTGCTTCGAGCAGGCGGTCAGAGCCAGGCCCAGGGCCATCGCGATCAGCAGCTTGTTGATGCTCATTTGTGTGAATCCTCGTCGTTAGATTAGGCAACGCGCTATTGCGCGCCCGGCAACATGATGACAAGCCACGTTTGGCTGTCAAGCGATCGCGCATTCATTTTTGCGAAATGCGCGTTAAGTTCAATCAAATCAATTCGATGGCAATGGCCGTGGCTTCGCCGCCGCCGATGCACAGGGTAGCGATGCCGCGCTTTCCGCCGCGCGTGCGCAATGCGTTGACCAGCGTCACCACCAGGCGCGCGCCGGAAGCGCCGATCGGATGGCCCAATGCGCAGGCACCGCCGTTGACGTTGACCTTCTCGTGCGGGATGCCCAATTCACGGATCGGCGCCATGGCCACCACCGCAAACGCCTCGTTGATTTCGAACAGATCGACCTGGTCCAGACTCCAGCCCGCTTTTTCCAGCACCTTGTGCAGGGCGCCGATGGGGGCGGTGGTGAACCATTCCGGTTCCTGGGAATGCGTGGCGTGGGCCACGATCCGTGCCAGCGGCGTCACCCCGCGTGCAGCGGCGTCTTCTTCGCCCAGCAGCACCAGCGCGGCGGCGCCGTCGGAAATGCTCGAAGAGCTGGCCGCAGTGACCGTGCCGTCCTTCTTGAAGGCCGGACGCAGGGTCGGGATCTTGGCGATGTCCGAGCGGCTCGGCTGTTCGTCCTGGCTGAATTCAACCTCGCCCTTGCGGCCGGCCACCTTCACCGCAACGATTTCGTCGTCGAAGGCACCGGCGGCCTGCGCGGCCTGGGCGCGACGCACCGATTCGATGGCGAACGCATCCTGTTCCTCGCGGCTGAACTGGTACTTGTCCACCGTGCATTCGGCGAATTCACCCATCGCCTTGCCGTCGTAGGCATTGACCAGGCCGTCGTGGGCCATGTGGTCGACCGCCTGGAAGTTGCCGAAGCGGTTGCCGGTGCGCGAGTTGGGCAGCAGGTGCGGCGCATTGGACATCGATTCCATGCCTCCGGCCACCACGATGCTGGCCGACCCGGCCTTGATCAGGTCGTGCCCCAGCATGATGGCCTTCATGCCCGAACCACACACCTTGTTGAGCGTGGTGGCGCCGGTGGAGACCGGAATGCCCGCCGCGATCGCGGCCTGGCGCGCCGGTGCCTGGCCCAGGTTGGCCGGCAGCACGCAGCCCATGATGACTTCGGACACATCGCCCGCTGCGATACCGGACTGCTGCAGTGCCGCCGCGATGGCGCTGGCGCCCAGGGTCGGGGTGGGCACGCCGGTGAACTGGCCCAGGAAGGAACCGATGGCGGTGCGTTTGGCAGCGGCGATGACGATGTTGGACATGGGCAATCTCGTTGGTGCGTGAGCAGGTTTCAAGAGTGGGACCGCGTGCCATTGGCGGCAGCGGGTTTTCCCGGCAGACTGCGGACTACCGGCCAAGTATAGAGGCTTGGCACTGGCCGCCGGGTCAGGTCCAGGAGGACCGATCGGCGGCGATACCACCACGTCAACGGGGATGCAGGGATGAACAAGGCAGCAGTGGGGCGGTCGGTGCTGGTCACGGCCATGGCAGCGGTACTGGGCGCCTGTGGCGGTGGGGGCGGCGGTAACAATGTGCGCGTGGATCCGCCACCGGTGTCGCCCCCGCCCACTACGCCGCCGACCACGCCCCCGGTCACCCCGCCCACGCCCCAGCAGCCCGCGTTCGACGCGCACCTTGCCATCACCCAGGCCGGTGCGGCGCGCACCGCGGGCCTGGATGGCACCGGCGTGCGTATCGGCGTGGTTGATTCCGGCGTGATGCGCAACCATCCCACGCTGGCGGGCCGGGTGTTGGCCAACTACACCTACATCGATCCGCGCACCAACAACCTCAATGTCGACGACGTGGTCGGCCATGGCACGGCAGTGGCTGAACTGGCGGCCGGCAAGGCGCTCGGCAGCTGGCCCGGTGGCATCGCGCCCGGTGCACAGATCGTGTCGGCGCGCATCATCGCCGACCAGCGCCCCACCGACGACGGCTCGGGCAGCGGCAATGAAGTAAACGGCGCACTGGGCCTGGACCAGGTCCACCAGGACCTGATCAGCCAGGGCGTGAAGGTCATGAACAACTCGTGGGGCGGTCTGTACTGGACCAACCCGGCGGCCACCGCGCCCATCGCCCAGGAGTACCGCCCCTTCATCATCGCCAATGGCGGGTTGGTGGTGTTCGCCACCGGAAACGAGAGCAAGCCCAATCCCTCCAGCATGGCGGCGCTGCCCAGCCAGGCCGGTCCGGGCGGCACGCTGCCGGCGGCCGACCTGGAGCGCGGCTGGCTCAGCGTGACCGCGGTGGATTCCACCGATCCCAGCAAGCTGGCGTCCTACGCCAATGCCTGCGGTGTCGCCGCGCGGTATTGCCTGGCCGCCCCCGGCGCGGCGGTGTACGTCGACCCGGCGTCCACCAGTGCAACGCCGAACTACCTGTGGAACTACGGCACCTCCTTCGCCGCCCCGCTGGTATCCGGCGCAGCGGCGCTGGTGTGGCAGAAGTACCCGTATTTCAGCAACGATCTGGTGCGCCAGACCCTGCTGGGTACGGCCACCGATCTTGGCGCGTCCGGCGTGGACAGTACCTTCGGTTACGGCCTGCTCAACATCGCCAAGGCAATCAATGGGCCGGGCCGCCTGGACTGGGGCAACACCACGGTCAACGTCAACCAGGCGGGGCTGAACTCGGTCTGGAGCAACAGCATCACCGGCAGCGGCGGGCTGATCAAACAGGGTGTCGGTGCGCTGGGCCTGTCCGGTACCAACACCTACACCGGTGCCACGCGGATCGAGCAGGGCACGCTGGCGCTGCGCGATGGCGGGTCAATCACCTCCAACGTGCTGGTGGTGGCCCAGGGCGGCAGCCCGAACAACGCGGCGCTGCAGTTCATGACCGGAACCAGCCGGGTGAAGGGCGATGTCGACAACGGCGCCAGCGTCATCGTGCGCGATGCCAACAGCTCGGCTACCATCGAGGGCAACTACACCCAGCGCGCCGGCGCGCAGCTGATGATCGCGCTGGGAGCCGGCCCGCTCAATGTCACCGGCAGCGCGGCCCTGGCCGGCAATGTGCATGTGAGCAGCATCGTCAGCGGCTACGTGCCTGCCAACGGTCGCACCCAGACGGTGCTGCAGGTTGGCCAGGGCATCAGCGGGCAGTTCGATGGGGTCACCCACAGTCTGGCCCAGGCCACGTTGCTGCAGATGTCGCTGCAACAGAGCGCCACCACCGTCACGCTGACTACCGACCAGATCAACATCACCAGCGCCAGCCTCAGTGCCGGCGTGGGCGGGGCTGCGCTGGCGTCGGCGGCGCGGGTGGAGACCGCATTTGAAGTGCTCGATGGCGGCAGCATGGCCGGCAGTGCCTTCGCCAATGGTGCAGGTCAACTGCAGCAGGTGCAGGGCAACCAGGCACTGCAGGCCAGCCTGGACAGCCTGTCGGGCAAGGCCCACGCGCTGGCCACCGCGGCCACCTTCGACAGCGTCGACCTCAACCGCCGCGCGCTGTCGGCGCGATTTGGCCAGGTGCAGGGCGCACCCCGTCTGCGCGGTGCCTGGCAGAACCAGCTCGGCGAGGTCGGGCAGGGCAGCTTCTCTGCCAGCGGCGCCGACACCCGCGGCTGGATGATGGGCCAGGACATGGCCTTTGGCAGCAACGGTGTGCTTGGCTTCGCCTTTGGCGAGACCCGCACGCACAACAGCCGCGACTGGGGCAGTGACCGTGGCCGTGATCGCCAATCGCAGGCGCAGGTGTATGCCGGCTGGGGCACGGGGCGAGCCTATGCGCTTGGCCAGCTGGGCGCCGGCCAGTTCACGCGGGAAATCGATCGCCAGCTGCTGCTCGGTGCCGGCCAGTACGGGGTCAATGCCCGTTACGGCGGCCAGTTCACGGCGTCCAGCGTGGAAACCGGCTATCGCCTCGGCGATGGCCGCGCCTCGTTGACCCCGTACCTGGGGGCCGACTACGCCCGCGTGGACAGCGACCGCTTCAGCGAACAGGGCGGGCTGGGCTTCGGCCTGCGCACCCAGGGCGGGGTGAGCACGCGCAGCCAGGCACTGGCCGGCGTGCGCGCCGAACGTCAGTGGGGCAGCTGGGCGCTGCGCGGCTATGCCGAATGGCAGCAGCTGCTGTCCAGTGATGGGCTGGTGCAGGACGCCAGCTTTGTCGGCGTGGATGCCTGGGCGCCGATGGCGGGCCTGCAGCCGGCGCGGTCGGGTGGGCTGTTCGGCCTGTCGGTGGAATCGTGGCTGACCCGCAACACGCGGGTGGCGTTCGGTTACGACCAGCGCTTCGGGCCGCGCGGTGACCTGAGCCAGGTGGCGCTGCGCTACTCGGCTGCCTTCTGAGCACCCGGCCGCTGTCGGGGCGACCAACGTAACGGTCTGAAACGCAGAAGGGCGCGATGCAATCGCGCCCTTCTTCATGGTGCGGCAGAGCGGCTCAGTTGCCGCGCAGCGTGCCCAGTCGCGGCGTGGCCCGGCCCAGCGGCATCTTCAGCTTGCCGATGGAATGGATGCGCGTTTCGGCGATCTTGTCGGCCGCCCGCTGGGGCGCGATGCCCTCCTGCTGGGACAGGGCGAAGATCCGGCCGAGGTTGTGGTAAATGCTGCGGATCAGACGCATCGCGCGTTCGCGGTTGTAGCCGTCGATTTCCAGCGAGACATTCATCACCCCGCCCGCGTTGACCGCATAGTCCGGGGCATACAGGATGCCGCGCGCATGCAGTTCATCGCCGACCTCCAGGCTGGAGAGCTGGTTGTTGGCGGTGCCGCAGACGATCTTGCACTTCAACCGGGCCAGGGTCTGCGGGTTGATCGCCCCTTCCAGCGCGCACGGGGCGAACACATCGGCGTTGACGTCGTAGATGTCGTCCGGCTTCACGGCCTCGGCGCCGTATTCGGTGACCGCACGTTCGACCCGCGCGCTGTCCAGGTCGGTGACGAACAGCTTGGCGCCCCGGTCGCGCAGCAGCTTCACCAACTCCATGCCGATGTGGCCCAGGCCCTGCACCGCGATGCTGGTCTTGCCCACTTCTTCATGGCCCAGCTTGTGCTGCATCGAGGCCATCAGCGCCTGCAGCGCGCCATAGGCGGTGAACGGGGCCGGATCGCCGGAGCCGCCATGGACCTGGTGCACGCCGGTGACGTACTCGCTTTCCAGGTAGATGTTTTCCATGTCGTTGACATCGGTGCCCACGTCCTCGGCGGTGATGTAGCGCCCGCCGAGCGAGTCGACGTAGCGGCCGAACGCGCGGAACAGCACCTCGCTCTTGTCCTGGCGCGGGTCGCCGATGATCACCGCCTTGCCGCCACCCACGTTCAGCCCGGCCAGGGCGTTCTTGTAGGTCATGGTGCGGCTCAGGCGCAGCGCGTCGGCCAGCGCATCATCGGTGCTGGCGTACGGGCGCATGCGCACGCCACCCAGGGCAGGGCCCAGGGTGGTGTTGTGGATGGCGATGATCGCCCTCAGGCCGGCATCGCGGTTGTGGCAGAACACCACTTGTTCGTGACCGGAAGTTTCGAGGGTTTCAAATAACATGGTGGCTCCGATGGGGCGAACGGCTGGGAACAGCGTCGAACGCACCAGCAAAAGGTGGGTTGTAAAACAAAAAAAGCGACTTCGTCGGATCGGGGGACGGGTCGCGCGGCGCCATTCTAGTGCATTCCGCCGGAGGGTGTTGTCAGGGCTTGCCCCGACCCCGCGACAGGCATCGGCCCCGGTTGCGACGGCACGGGCCATTAAAGTTGCTGAAGATGGCGCCGATGCCGTGGCAACGGTGCGCAGTACCAGCAATGCCAGGACGGACGACGTGGGTGCAGTGACAACACAGAAGCAGTGCCGCCCAAGGCGGCCGCGCGGATGGACATGAACGTGATCGTGGCGGCGGGGCTGGCGGGAGCGGTCGCGTTGGGCGTGGCGGTGACCTGGCAGCGCAGGTGGCGCGCCTCCGCGCCGGCGGGGGCCGCGCGTGCGCGTGCGCCCGTGACGCTACCGACTGCGCAGCCCGGCACTGTCACCGCTACTGCCCCCGCCGAGGCGCTGCAGGCGGGCCTGCACGCATTGGCGCTGGTGCGGCGCAGTGGCGACACCGCCGCCGACGACCGGCACCACGATGGCGCGCTGCACGCGGCGGTGGTGGCGGCACTGGAGCAGCGCGACTGGTCGGCCCGGCAGCTGCCCCGGCGCCCGCAACTGCTGCCGCAGTTGATCCAGACGGTCAACGACAGCGACGCTTCGGCCCGCGCGATGGCCGCCATCATCGGCCAGGACCCGGTGTTGACCGGCAACCTGCTGCGCATTGCCAACAGCCCGGTGTACCGCCTGCAGTCCAAGCCGGTGGACAGCCTGCAGCGGGCGGTGACGCTGGTGGGTACCGAGGGTATCCGCCTGATCATCAGCGCGGTGCTCGTGCAGCCGGTGATGCAGGTGCACTGCGAGGCCTTCCCGCAGTTCGGCACGGTGATCTGGGAGCACGCGCTGCTTGCCTCGCGCGCGGCGGCCGATCATGCGCGGCTGGTGACCCATGAAGACGCGTTCGCCGCGCAGTGGCTGGGGCTGACCCAAGGCCTGGGCGCGGCGTTGGTGATGCGGCAGTTGCTGGACGCCTGCGCCGCGCAGGACGGGGCGCTGCCATCGCGCGCGCTGGCCATGCAGTTGCTGGATGCCTGGACCTTGCCCGTGGCCGGGCGCATCGCGGCGGCCTGGGAACTGCCGGGTGCGGTGCACGAAGCGCTGCTGCGCGACGCCGGCACTGCCGAGGGAGGATTGTCGGCCAGCCTGCGCTTCGCGCGGGCGGCGGCCGCCGCCAGCCTGCTGTGCCGGCATGGCCGGATCGGCCAGGCCCAGGCGCTGGCCATCCTGGAACAGCAGCACGGCACCCCGCCGCACGCGCTGCAGTGGATCTGGCGGCGCCTGCATGGGCGCGCGGTGGAAACCCTGGACGCCGACGAGGCGGAGGCCTGAGGGCAGGGCGGGGCGCAGACGGCGTCTGCCGCCAGCGCCCGGTTACAGCTGTGATTCCAGCGGCAGCCAGCTGATGGCGCGTGCGCTGGCCCGCAGCCAGAACGAGGTGTCCGGTTCCCGATCGAGCAGTACCGGTGGCTGGGCGGCCCGATCCAGCCAGCGCACCCGGTCCTGTGCGTCCAGCGTTACCCAGTAGCTCTGCGCCGGGTCGGCCAGACGCAGGTACTCGGCACGCAGTTGCGCGCCCAGCACCGCATCGTCGAACAGCACGCCCATCTCGGTGTTGAGGTAGGCCGAGCGTGGGTCGAGGTTGAACGAGCCGACGAAACCGCGCCGGTCATCCAGCAGGAAGGCCTTGGTGTGCAGGCTGGCCCCGCTGCTGCCGAACAGGCCGCTGCGGTCGCCATAGCCGTGCGCCTTCAGTTCGTAAAGGTGCACGCCACTGCGCAGCAGGGGTGCCCGGTAGTGCATGTAGCCCCCGTGTACGGCGGCGACGTCGTTGGCCGCCAGCGAGTTGGTCACCACCCCGACCAGGGCGCCGCGCTTGACCATGGCGCCCATGCCGTCGGTGCCTTCCTCACCGGGCACGAAGTACGGCGAGATCAGCAGCGCCTTGTGGCGGGTGGCCTGCATCTCGCTGACCAGCCGGGTGACCAGCCAGTTCGACGTGTCATCGCGGCGGTGCTTCATGGCCGGGTCGGAGACGATCTCCACGTTCGGTGACCAGTGCAGCTCGACCGCGTCGCGGTAGTACGAGCGCGCCGACTGCGATTGCTGGACACGGCGCAGGTACGGCTGGGCGACATCGCGCCTGGCTTCGTTCTCGGATTCGCGCACCAGCAGGCGCAGCTGGGCCGGGGTGTGGAAGGCCAGCGCGGCGATTGGAACGGCGGTTTCGCTGTTCCAGTACTCGTCAAAAATACGGTTGGCCTGGTCTACCGCATGACCGGCAACCAGCAGGTCCAGATCGCGGAAGTTCACATCCGACCGCGCGCTGAAATACTCTTCGCCGATGTTGCGGCCGCCGACGATGGCCACGCGACCATCGGCGATCCATGCCTTGTTGTGCATACGATGGTTGACGCTGAAAAAGCGCTGCACCATTTCCACCAGCCGCCACAGCCCGGTGCGGTTGCGGAAGGGGTTGTAGAGGCGGATTTCGATGTTGGGATGTTCATCGAGCGCCATCAGCAGGGCATCCTTGTCCTGGGCATTCATGTCATCGAGCAGCAGGCGCACCCGCACGCCGCGTTCGGCGGCCTGGTACAGGGACTGCGCCATCAGGTGGCCGATCAGGTCGTCGTGCCAGATGTAGTACTGCAGGTCCAGGCTGCGGCCGGCATGGGCGGTGATGACGGCGCGCGCGGCGTAGGCATCCAGCCCGTCGGCCAGGAAGGCGACACCGCTCTGGTCGGGGTGGCTGGCCTGCAGGCGGGTCAGTTCGCGGTCGATGACAGTCTGCGCCGGCTGGACCGGCAGTACGCTGCTGGGGGCGCCCATCGCCTTCGGGGTCAGGTGGTCGGCCAGCAGCAAGCCGCTGAGCACCAACAGCACCAGCACCGCGAGCACGATTCCCAGCCAGCGCAGCATCCGGCGCCAGAGCGGTTTTCGTTCAGTCATGTGCCGATGCTAAGCCGGGCGTGCGTGCACGGCGAGTGCCGGGCGCGCACGGCCGCATCAGAAGCGTTCGTCGGGCGCGAGGTAGCGCCACTGGCCGGGCACCAGCTTGCCCATGGCGACGCGGCCGATGCGCAGGCGGCGGACGCTGACGACGTCGAGCCCGACCTGGCGGCACATGTCGCGCAGCTGGCCGGGCTGTACGGGTTTGATGGCAAAGCGCAGGCGGGTTTCGTTCTGCCAGCTGACCTTGCATGGGGGCAGGGGCCAGTTGCGGAAGCTGAGGCCATGGGCGAGGCGCTTCATGCCATAGGGCGCCAGTTCGCCACTGACTTCGACCAGATATTCCTGTTCGAGGGTGGCGCCGCGATCCTTGAGGTGGGACACGACGCGGCCGTCCTGGCTGACGACGACCAGGCCGCTGTCTTCGTCGGCAAGGGGCATGACCAGTTGCAGGGCGTGGAAATGGCGCTGGAGGAGGGTGACGCCGGTGGCGTCCAGTTCGCTGTGGCTGTCGGGGGTGACCAGGGCGCACAGTTCGTCGGCACGCATGCCGGCGGGTTTGTGCAGGAGCATGCTGACGGTTTCGGTGCGGGTGGCTTCGGCGTTGTCGCGCAGGACGATGGTTTCGTCGGTGACCAGGGTCTGCGGTTGTTCGACGACCGTGCCGTCCACGGTGACCCAGCCGCCTTCGATGTAGCGCTGGGCGTCGCCACGGGAGCAGCCGATGAGGCTGGTCAGGCGTTTGTCGAGTCGGATCGGGTCGGTCATGGGGCTGGCAACGAAAAGCGGGATACGGGCGAGGAGTGTACTGGGTGTGGGTGGGTGGGGGGGGGTGGGCCCGGCTGGGCCGGAGACGGAGCCGGAGCCGGAGCTAACAGCCAAAGCCACAGCCACAGCCGGTTGGCCGGGCGGCTTGGGTTGGCTGGGGGTGGGTTGGCGGGACACGCCGTGAATCCATCCCTGGAGGCTCGTGGGCGCCATCCATGGCGCCCAACGGTCCCGCCAACCCACCCACCCCCAGCCCCGACAGTTGGCTGGTGGCCTTTTGGGGGAGGCAACGGCGGATGGCGATCGGACGGCTTTTGGGCCGGCGGGTGACTTGGTGGCTGGGTGCTCGGCCGGAAGGCCGAAGCTGATGTCTGATCTGAATCTGGTTTTTTGGATTTGATTTCTAATATGAATTCAATTTGAAATTGAATTTGAAATTGAAATATAAATTTGAATAGAAATTCAAATTAAAATTCAGATTGAAATCGAATTCTGAGCTTTGGCTCTGGCTTGGCTTTTTCCTGCTTTCGCCCCCGCTTCTAGCTCTTCATAGGCCACCGGCGGTCTGTCTGGGGTGGGGGTGTGTGGGTTCGCGGGACCCTGAGCCGCATGGATGCGGCGACGGAGCTTACATGGACGTACTTGCAGCGTGTCCCGCGAATCCACACACACCCACCCAATCCAGCGATCGTTGCGCCAGAAGCAGTTGCGGTTGCGGTTGCGGTTGCTGTTGCTGTTGCTTCGGCTCCGCTTCGGCTCCGCTTTGGCTTTGCGCGGAGCCGGCCAGCGGCCGGCACTACCTGACAGCCGGCCAGCGGCCGGCACTACCGCGCACCCACCGGCCAGCGGCCCGCAGCAGCGCGTCGGGTGGTCAGCGGGTGGGGCGCTCCAGGTGGGTCAGGTACAGGCGCAGATCGAATTCCAGCTGGTGGTAATCCGCTTCCATGTGCGTGCACAGCTGGTAGAACGCCTTGTTGTGGTCCGATTCCTTCAGGTGGGCCAGCTCGTGCACTACGATCATCTTCAAGAAGGGCGCTGGGGCCTCGCGGAAAACCGTCGCGATCCGGATCTCGCGGCTCGCCTTCAACCGGCTCCCCTGAACCCGTGACACCGTCGTGTGCGTGCCCAGCGCATGTTTCAGCACCTGCAGCCGGCTGTCGTAGACCACCTTGGACAACGGCGCCGACTGCCGCAGATAGCGCTCCTTCAGCCCCTGCGTGTAGTCGTACAACTGCCGATCGTTGCGCACCGTGTGCAGGTCCGCGTAGCGCTTTTCCAGCCACGGCCCCAGGCGGTCGCCCGCGATCAGCTCGCGCACCTGCTGCTGCAGGGCCTCGGGGTAACCGGCTAGGTACTTCAGGGCGGTCATGGACGACGGTTGGGGCTGGGCGGGCAGACCAGTATGATGGCCTCCGGAATCCCGCAACAACAGATGCAAGCGTATGGCGAAGGCAAATCCCCTGCAGGAGCAGCTGCTCAAGGCCGGGCTGGTCAAGAAATCCCAGGTCTCCCAGGCCGCCCGTGAACAGGTGAAAGCCCGCCACGGCAAGGCCCCGGTCGCGCCCAGCGAAAGCCAGCGCGAGGCCGAGCGCCTGCGTGCGGAAAAAGCCGAGCGTGATCGCGCGCTGGAAGCCGAGCGCAAGGCCAAGGCCCACGCGCAGGAGCTGCTGGCCCAGGTCCGCCAGATCATCGAGGCGCACAAGGTCAAGCGTGAGGGCGAGAGCGAATACCGCTTCAACGACGGCACCGTGATCCGCACCCTGCTGGTCAACAACGTGCTGCGCCGGCAGCTGGCCTCGGGCAGCCTGGTGATTGCCCGCCACGGCGAGGGCTTCGAACTGCTGCCGCGTGCGGCGGCCGAGAAGGTCCGCGAGCGCGACGCGAGCGTGATCGTGCTCGACAACAGCCAGCCCGGCAGCGAGCCGAGCACCGGCAATGCCGAGGATGATGCGTACTACGCCCAGTTCCAGGTGCCCGACGACCTGGTCTGGTAAGCGCTGCCTGAAGCATTCACCCGGCGCCGTGCGCGTTCAGCCCCACGTCGGCTGGCCGCGCCGGGCCGGGTCTATGCTGGTGGCCTGACACCGGCATGGGAGACACATCATGGCGACAGGTTGGGCAGGCGACGGCGCGGTGCAGGACCAGATCGACGCCACCGTTGACGACGCCATCCAGCGCGCCCGCGCGCAGCTCAAACAGGGCCCCGGGCTGACCCACTGCGAACACTGTGACGCGCCCATTCCCGAGGCGCGGCGCAAGGCCGTGCCCGGCGTGCGGCTGTGTGTGCGCTGCCAGGAAGAAGACGACGCGGCCCAGCACGAAAACGGCGGCTACAACCGCCGCGGCAGCAAGGACAGCCAGCTGCGCTGACGCGTGCGGGTCGTTCTCCTGTCGTGCGTCGCGGGAGGCGTGAACGGTGCTGCGCCGACCTCGATGGACGGCAGCCCTATGCGTGGTTGAGATCACCGCGACGCGCCATACTGGTGCGAGATAGCACCCTCTACCAGGCGCAGGCGGATGACCACCGGGCATGAAGACGAGCCTCTCCATCGATTGTCGTCATGGATTGGAACCGAGGACTCGAACTGGACCCACTACAGCAGCGAACTAGTCGCAAAGACAGTGCTGGTGGATTTCAGGGACCGGCAATGGGACCAGTTGCAGAGTGAGATATTGAATCAGCCTGAGTACTGGCAGCACCGTTGCGCAGTAGCGCTGGGGCAAGACAGGACGGAGCGCGCCATCGACATCATGAAGCTGCTGCTCGTTCATTCGCAGCATCGAAACGTGAGGGTAGAGGCGGTTTACGAACTGGACTGGGCCGAAGTAGCCCTGGAGAGCGACTATGGGCCGCTGATTCGGGCTCTTATCGCATCCACCCCGCTGGATGAGATCGAGCCTGAGTTCTATAGCCTGCTGGCAAAAGCCGATGCAGCAAAGCACTGAGTGACGTCGCACAGCGGGGCAGCTCGACCCGGCGTATGCCTCCATCGCTCATGGAGGCGGCGGCTGGGCCCTGTTGGATGCCCACGAAAGTGCGACGCCCTCAACCGTCCCCCTGAATCCCGCCCGGTGCCTGCGACGGATCACGCCAGCGGCGCACGGTGCGCTGGAAGAACATGTTGTTGGGAATCTGCAGCACGGTCCCCTCGTGGTGACCGTCGGTTTCCTGCAGCGTGGTGTAGATCAGGTTCACGTCGATCACGCGGCCCTTCAACCCCGGCTTCTCGCCGTTCTCCAGCAGCTCGATGTAGTCGTGCAGGCGGAACGGGCGCGTGGTGAAGATCAGCAGCGTGCAGAAGATGTT
This is a stretch of genomic DNA from Stenotrophomonas rhizophila. It encodes these proteins:
- a CDS encoding phospholipase D family protein, with amino-acid sequence MTERKPLWRRMLRWLGIVLAVLVLLVLSGLLLADHLTPKAMGAPSSVLPVQPAQTVIDRELTRLQASHPDQSGVAFLADGLDAYAARAVITAHAGRSLDLQYYIWHDDLIGHLMAQSLYQAAERGVRVRLLLDDMNAQDKDALLMALDEHPNIEIRLYNPFRNRTGLWRLVEMVQRFFSVNHRMHNKAWIADGRVAIVGGRNIGEEYFSARSDVNFRDLDLLVAGHAVDQANRIFDEYWNSETAVPIAALAFHTPAQLRLLVRESENEARRDVAQPYLRRVQQSQSARSYYRDAVELHWSPNVEIVSDPAMKHRRDDTSNWLVTRLVSEMQATRHKALLISPYFVPGEEGTDGMGAMVKRGALVGVVTNSLAANDVAAVHGGYMHYRAPLLRSGVHLYELKAHGYGDRSGLFGSSGASLHTKAFLLDDRRGFVGSFNLDPRSAYLNTEMGVLFDDAVLGAQLRAEYLRLADPAQSYWVTLDAQDRVRWLDRAAQPPVLLDREPDTSFWLRASARAISWLPLESQL
- a CDS encoding rRNA pseudouridine synthase; the protein is MTDPIRLDKRLTSLIGCSRGDAQRYIEGGWVTVDGTVVEQPQTLVTDETIVLRDNAEATRTETVSMLLHKPAGMRADELCALVTPDSHSELDATGVTLLQRHFHALQLVMPLADEDSGLVVVSQDGRVVSHLKDRGATLEQEYLVEVSGELAPYGMKRLAHGLSFRNWPLPPCKVSWQNETRLRFAIKPVQPGQLRDMCRQVGLDVVSVRRLRIGRVAMGKLVPGQWRYLAPDERF
- a CDS encoding M48 family metallopeptidase, producing the protein MTALKYLAGYPEALQQQVRELIAGDRLGPWLEKRYADLHTVRNDRQLYDYTQGLKERYLRQSAPLSKVVYDSRLQVLKHALGTHTTVSRVQGSRLKASREIRIATVFREAPAPFLKMIVVHELAHLKESDHNKAFYQLCTHMEADYHQLEFDLRLYLTHLERPTR
- a CDS encoding DUF2058 domain-containing protein — translated: MAKANPLQEQLLKAGLVKKSQVSQAAREQVKARHGKAPVAPSESQREAERLRAEKAERDRALEAERKAKAHAQELLAQVRQIIEAHKVKREGESEYRFNDGTVIRTLLVNNVLRRQLASGSLVIARHGEGFELLPRAAAEKVRERDASVIVLDNSQPGSEPSTGNAEDDAYYAQFQVPDDLVW
- a CDS encoding DksA/TraR family C4-type zinc finger protein → MATGWAGDGAVQDQIDATVDDAIQRARAQLKQGPGLTHCEHCDAPIPEARRKAVPGVRLCVRCQEEDDAAQHENGGYNRRGSKDSQLR